The following are from one region of the Penaeus chinensis breed Huanghai No. 1 chromosome 5, ASM1920278v2, whole genome shotgun sequence genome:
- the LOC125025544 gene encoding uncharacterized protein LOC125025544, translating to MSIPVASVLAGGCIPIIRDERVHPAANGAYNFDASSGTNLAVQEALNREPFTVPDGQVLYLWFDVNGYQLQSPFLPVAHAFPHPILAHALEQIEQRQESSKGQVNPSRQ from the exons ATGAGCATCCCAGTTGCTTCTGTTCTTGCTGGTGGTTGC ATCCCCATCATCCGCGACGAGCGAGTCCATCCTGCTGCTAACGGCGCTTACAACTTTGACGCATCGTCAGGCACGAATCTGGCGGTCCAGGAGGCGCTCAACAGGGAACC CTTCACCGTCCCAGATGGCCAGGTTTTATATCTTTGGTTCGATGTTAATGGTTACCAACTTCAGTCGCCCTTCCTGCCCGTCGCCCATGCATTCCCCCACCCAATCCTCGCCCACGCCCTCGAACAGATCGAACAACGTCAGGAATCAAGCAAGGGACAAGTCAACCCCTCTCGCCAATAA